The following proteins are encoded in a genomic region of Gammaproteobacteria bacterium:
- a CDS encoding cytochrome c oxidase subunit 3 yields the protein MSNTNTEQYFVPHKARWPIVGSIGMTLTAVGAATFMNSSSSHTPVLMYLGFAVIIFMMFGWFGEVVKESESQMYNEQVDTSFRMGMVWFIFSEVMFFACFFGALWYVRNFAVPWLGGEGTGSWTNNEIWSGYEGVWPTNGPANVGGEFELIDPYHLPLINTILLMASSITLTIAHHALIKGLRKKTIGWLIATVILGATFLFYQAEEYIEAYQHLGLTLGSGIYGSTFFMLTGFHGMHVTLGAIMLTVITIRMIKGHFKPDSHFGFEAVAWYWHFVDVVWIGLFIFVYIM from the coding sequence ATGTCAAATACAAATACTGAACAATATTTTGTGCCACATAAAGCACGTTGGCCGATTGTCGGCTCAATTGGCATGACATTAACAGCAGTCGGTGCTGCTACTTTCATGAACAGCTCATCTTCACATACTCCAGTATTGATGTACCTTGGTTTTGCAGTCATTATTTTTATGATGTTTGGCTGGTTTGGTGAAGTTGTCAAAGAATCTGAAAGTCAAATGTATAACGAACAAGTTGATACATCATTCAGAATGGGAATGGTGTGGTTTATCTTCTCAGAAGTGATGTTCTTTGCATGTTTCTTTGGCGCACTCTGGTATGTTAGAAATTTTGCAGTGCCTTGGCTTGGTGGCGAAGGAACCGGTTCTTGGACAAATAATGAAATTTGGTCCGGTTATGAAGGTGTTTGGCCAACAAACGGTCCTGCAAATGTTGGTGGTGAATTTGAACTAATCGACCCTTACCACTTGCCTTTAATTAATACCATTTTACTGATGGCGAGTTCCATCACTTTAACAATCGCTCACCATGCCTTGATTAAAGGACTTCGTAAGAAAACAATCGGTTGGTTGATTGCAACGGTTATTCTTGGTGCGACATTCTTGTTCTATCAAGCTGAAGAGTATATTGAAGCCTATCAACATCTTGGTTTGACATTAGGTTCAGGAATTTATGGCTCAACATTCTTTATGCTCACCGGCTTCCACGGTATGCATGTAACATTAGGCGCAATTATGTTGACTGTTATCACCATTCGTATGATAAAAGGTCATTTCAAGCCGGACAGCCATTTTGGTTTTGAAGCGGTGGCATGGTACTGGCACTTTGTTGATGTTGTATGGATTGGCTTGTTTATATTTGTTTATATCATGTAA
- the prpB gene encoding methylisocitrate lyase, producing MTKTIQSAGLKFREAVNNNKPLPVVGTITALTALMAEQTGHKAIYLSGGGVAANSLGMPDLGISSLEDVLTDVRRITDVCSLPLLIDIDTGWGGAFNIARTTRSVIKAGAAAMHMEDQVSQKRCGHRPNKEVVTKEEMVDRIKAAVDARTDDNFVIMARTDALAVEGLDSAIERMNAYVEAGADMLFPEAVQSLEQYQKIKASVNVPILANITEFGKTELYSQSELAQHGVDIVLYCCSAYRAMNKAAQTVYQAILKDGHQRNVVEIMQPREDMYQFLGYHKYEQKLDELFSKDK from the coding sequence ATGACAAAGACAATACAATCCGCCGGATTAAAATTCAGAGAAGCTGTCAACAATAACAAACCGCTTCCGGTTGTTGGAACTATTACCGCCCTCACCGCTTTGATGGCAGAACAAACTGGTCATAAAGCCATTTATTTATCCGGTGGCGGAGTGGCTGCCAACTCTTTGGGAATGCCGGATTTGGGAATCAGCTCATTGGAAGATGTGTTGACTGATGTCAGAAGAATTACAGATGTTTGTTCCTTACCGTTGTTAATTGATATCGATACCGGTTGGGGAGGAGCTTTCAATATAGCCCGAACCACACGAAGTGTGATTAAAGCCGGAGCAGCGGCCATGCACATGGAAGATCAGGTCTCGCAAAAGCGTTGCGGACACCGCCCTAATAAAGAAGTTGTCACTAAAGAAGAAATGGTTGACCGTATCAAAGCAGCTGTTGATGCCAGAACGGATGATAATTTCGTGATTATGGCTCGTACTGATGCTTTAGCGGTTGAAGGTTTAGATTCAGCCATTGAACGAATGAACGCTTATGTGGAAGCCGGAGCAGACATGCTTTTCCCCGAAGCCGTTCAATCATTAGAGCAATATCAAAAAATCAAAGCCTCTGTGAATGTTCCGATTCTGGCGAATATCACCGAATTCGGTAAAACCGAACTCTATTCGCAATCCGAACTAGCACAGCATGGTGTCGATATCGTGCTTTATTGTTGTTCCGCTTATCGTGCGATGAATAAAGCCGCACAAACGGTTTACCAAGCGATACTCAAAGACGGGCATCAACGCAATGTCGTGGAAATTATGCAACCCAGAGAAGACATGTATCAATTTCTGGGCTATCACAAATACGAACAAAAACTCGATGAATTATTCTCAAAAGACAAATAA
- the prpC gene encoding 2-methylcitrate synthase, whose translation MAGKKKVGGAGLRGQSAGETKLCTVGVSGSGLTYNGYDVSDLAENTTFYETAYLIFHGELPNQQQLDKYAAKIKANRGLPEEVKKTLEMIPKSTHPMDVMRTGCSMLGNIEPETDFSQQQDAADRLLGAFPSIICYWYKFSHEGVRIETETDDDSIGGHFLHMLHGKKPSDLHARVMDVSLILYAEHEFNASTFTGRVVASTLSDMYSCVTAAVGALRGPLHGGANEAAMAMLSQWKSVDEAIAGIDEMLATKQLIMGFGHAVYTESDPRNALIKRWSKELSEEVGDECLYDVSCAVEKKMWDEKRIFPNADFFHASAYHFMDIPTKLFTPIFVCSRITGWAAHVMEQRANNRIIRPNADYVGVGPRKVVPISER comes from the coding sequence ATGGCAGGTAAGAAAAAAGTTGGCGGAGCAGGTCTTCGCGGACAATCAGCTGGTGAAACCAAACTCTGTACGGTTGGTGTTTCCGGTTCCGGTTTAACCTACAACGGTTATGACGTTTCAGATTTAGCTGAAAACACCACATTTTATGAAACCGCTTATCTGATATTTCACGGAGAACTTCCTAATCAACAGCAATTGGATAAATATGCTGCAAAAATCAAAGCCAATCGTGGTTTACCGGAAGAAGTGAAGAAAACCTTGGAAATGATTCCAAAAAGCACACATCCGATGGATGTCATGCGCACCGGTTGTTCCATGCTTGGTAACATCGAACCGGAAACAGATTTCTCCCAACAACAAGATGCCGCCGACAGACTTTTAGGAGCTTTTCCTTCAATTATCTGTTACTGGTACAAATTTAGCCACGAAGGTGTTCGTATCGAAACAGAAACCGATGATGATTCAATCGGCGGGCATTTCTTACACATGCTTCATGGCAAAAAGCCAAGTGACTTACATGCTCGTGTAATGGATGTTTCACTAATTCTATATGCCGAGCATGAATTCAATGCTTCAACATTCACAGGTCGTGTGGTTGCTTCCACATTATCTGATATGTATTCCTGTGTGACTGCTGCGGTCGGAGCCTTACGAGGACCTTTACACGGCGGAGCTAATGAAGCCGCTATGGCAATGCTATCACAATGGAAATCTGTTGATGAAGCCATTGCCGGAATTGACGAGATGCTCGCAACAAAACAACTCATCATGGGATTTGGACATGCGGTTTACACCGAATCCGACCCAAGAAATGCTCTAATCAAACGCTGGAGTAAAGAACTCTCCGAAGAGGTTGGTGACGAATGCCTATACGATGTCAGCTGTGCCGTTGAGAAGAAAATGTGGGATGAAAAACGCATCTTCCCTAACGCTGACTTCTTTCACGCCTCCGCCTATCATTTCATGGATATTCCAACCAAACTGTTTACTCCAATCTTTGTCTGCTCAAGAATCACCGGCTGGGCAGCACACGTAATGGAACAACGCGCTAACAACCGCATTATCAGACCAAATGCCGATTATGTCGGAGTTGGACCAAGAAAAGTTGTGCCGATCAGCGAAAGATAG
- a CDS encoding sulfite exporter TauE/SafE family protein has translation MEIVIISLVALAASTLTFFSGFGLGTLLMPVVALFFPLEIAIGITAIVHLANNFFKIGLLYKHVNWQVFLRFGITALVFAFIGAKALQGLAESNLHVGYTIFQHSFDTSLFQFIIGWLILIFVVLELIPAFSRLSFDKKYLPIGGIISGFFGGLTGNQGAFRSMFLIKSGLTKEQFIATGVMVAIMVDITRLSVYGKSIIKTQSQIDWILVITACFSAFIGAYLGRILLKKVTIQSVHFFVSTFLLLVALGLISGLI, from the coding sequence ATGGAAATCGTAATCATATCACTTGTTGCATTAGCAGCTTCCACTTTAACATTCTTTTCAGGTTTCGGTTTAGGTACATTGCTGATGCCGGTGGTGGCATTGTTTTTTCCACTGGAGATTGCCATCGGAATTACTGCAATCGTCCATTTGGCAAATAATTTCTTCAAAATTGGATTGCTTTACAAACATGTCAACTGGCAGGTCTTTCTACGATTTGGAATAACCGCTTTGGTCTTTGCTTTCATAGGAGCAAAAGCATTACAAGGCTTGGCGGAAAGCAATCTCCATGTTGGTTATACGATTTTTCAACATTCGTTTGATACCAGTTTGTTTCAATTTATCATTGGATGGCTAATTTTGATTTTTGTGGTTCTGGAATTGATTCCTGCTTTTTCCAGATTGTCTTTTGATAAAAAATATCTGCCAATCGGTGGAATTATCAGTGGTTTCTTTGGTGGATTAACAGGCAATCAGGGAGCGTTCCGCAGTATGTTTCTAATCAAATCAGGATTAACCAAAGAGCAATTTATTGCGACCGGAGTGATGGTAGCGATTATGGTTGATATCACCCGACTATCGGTTTATGGCAAAAGCATTATAAAAACACAATCGCAAATCGACTGGATATTGGTTATTACAGCTTGTTTCTCAGCATTTATCGGTGCTTATCTGGGACGAATACTTTTGAAAAAAGTCACCATTCAATCGGTGCATTTTTTTGTTTCTACCTTTTTGTTGCTAGTCGCTTTGGGGTTAATCTCAGGGTTAATTTGA
- the prpF gene encoding 2-methylaconitate cis-trans isomerase PrpF — translation MKHKPQIKIPATYMRGGTSKGVFFNLKDLPEKAQVAGESRDRMLLRVIGSPDPYGKQTDGMGGATSSTSKTVILSKSSEPGHDVDYLFGQVAIDRAFVDWSGNCGNLTAAVGSFAIASGLVDADRIPENGICVVRIWQANIKKTILAHVPMTDGQVQETGDFELDGVTFPAAEVKIDFVNPVGDEALFPTGNLIDTLEVPGIGTFEVTMITAGIPTIFLKGEDINYLGTELQGDINSDKKALEMFETIRAYGAVKMGLISSVEEAVGRQHTPKVAFVAPAKNYTSSSGKKISTDDIDLNVRALSMGLLHHAMMGTAAVAIATASAIPGTLVNQAAGVGQRDSVRFGHPSGTLKVGAEVEQIDGEWKVQKVSMSRSARILMQGTVHIPDVL, via the coding sequence ATGAAACACAAACCACAAATAAAAATTCCTGCGACTTATATGCGCGGGGGAACTTCCAAAGGAGTTTTTTTTAATTTGAAAGATTTGCCCGAAAAGGCACAAGTTGCGGGAGAATCCCGTGACAGAATGTTGCTGAGAGTGATTGGTAGTCCCGATCCTTATGGCAAACAGACTGATGGTATGGGTGGAGCGACTTCTAGTACTTCCAAAACGGTGATTTTGTCGAAAAGTAGTGAGCCGGGTCATGATGTCGATTATCTGTTCGGTCAGGTGGCGATTGATCGTGCTTTTGTGGACTGGAGTGGAAACTGTGGAAATCTGACTGCCGCGGTGGGTTCGTTTGCGATTGCATCCGGTTTGGTCGATGCGGATAGAATTCCAGAAAACGGAATTTGTGTAGTGCGAATCTGGCAAGCGAATATCAAAAAAACCATTCTGGCTCATGTTCCTATGACCGATGGTCAGGTTCAGGAAACCGGAGATTTCGAGCTCGATGGAGTGACGTTTCCGGCAGCTGAAGTCAAAATTGACTTTGTCAATCCGGTCGGTGATGAAGCGTTATTTCCTACCGGAAATTTGATTGATACGTTAGAAGTTCCGGGAATAGGGACTTTTGAAGTGACGATGATTACTGCCGGAATACCAACCATTTTTTTGAAAGGTGAAGATATCAATTATTTGGGAACAGAACTACAAGGCGATATCAATTCAGATAAAAAGGCTTTGGAAATGTTTGAAACCATTCGTGCCTATGGTGCGGTGAAAATGGGTTTGATTAGTTCTGTTGAAGAAGCCGTCGGTCGTCAGCACACCCCGAAGGTAGCATTTGTCGCTCCGGCAAAAAACTATACTTCATCGAGTGGAAAAAAAATCTCAACTGATGATATTGATCTCAATGTCCGCGCTTTGTCTATGGGTTTATTGCATCATGCTATGATGGGGACAGCTGCGGTAGCAATCGCCACAGCTTCAGCAATTCCGGGGACTTTGGTGAATCAGGCAGCCGGAGTTGGACAAAGAGACTCGGTAAGATTTGGACATCCCTCAGGAACCCTCAAAGTCGGTGCTGAAGTTGAACAAATTGATGGCGAATGGAAAGTTCAAAAAGTCAGCATGAGCCGAAGTGCAAGGATTCTGATGCAAGGAACGGTTCATATTCCTGATGTTTTGTAA
- the acnD gene encoding Fe/S-dependent 2-methylisocitrate dehydratase AcnD, protein MNNNYRKPLPNSNLDYFDTRAAVEDIQAGAYDKLPYTSKVLAENLVRRCPPENLTASLKQIIERKRDLDFPWFPARVVCHDILGQTAFVDLAGLRDAIAEKGGDPSQINPVVPTQLIVDHSLAVEHAGYEKDAFEKNRAIEDRRNEDRFHFIDWCKKSFKNVNVVPPGNGIMHQINLERMSPVVQIKDGVAFPDTLVGTDSHTPMVDALGVISVGVGGLEAESVMLGRASYMRLPDIIGVELTGKPQEGITSTDIVLALTEFLRKERVVSSYLEFYGEGATAMTLGERATISNMTPEFGATAAMFSIDQQTIDYLHLTGRDDEQVKLVEIYAKQTGLWSDDLKNVEYERVLTFDLSSVVRNIAGPSNPHARVAVKDLASKGITGDYSSEDGLMPDGACIIAAITSCTNTSNPRNMIAAGLIARNANKIGLTRKPWVKTSLAPGSKAVTLYLKEAGLLPELEKLGFGVVGYACTSCNGMSGALDPKIKQEVLDRNLYSTAVLSGNRNFDGRIHPHASQAFLASPPLVIAYAIAGSIRFDIEKDVLGTDKDGNPITLKDIWPSNAEVDQVIAESVKPEHFTQVYEPMFKLNIDDRQTANPLYDWRPMSTYIRRPPYWEGALAGERTMKDMRPLAVLGDNITTDHLSPSNAIQKSSAAGAYLDKMGVPEEDYNSYATHRGDHLTAQRATFANPKLLNEMVLDENGEIIQGSLARLEPEGKQMRMWETIETYMERKQPLIIVAGKDYGQGSSRDWAAKGVRLAGVEVIVAEGFERIHRTNLIGMGVLPLEFVNGETRRTYDIDGTETYDVQGEIAPGAEMQVIVHRKNGEQVTIPVKSRLDTAEEVSIYEAGGVLQRFANDFLKSNS, encoded by the coding sequence ATGAACAACAATTACCGAAAACCCTTACCAAATTCCAATCTCGATTATTTTGACACCAGAGCCGCTGTTGAAGACATTCAGGCCGGTGCTTATGACAAACTTCCTTATACTTCCAAGGTTTTAGCAGAAAATCTGGTGCGCCGTTGTCCGCCGGAAAATCTGACAGCATCGCTGAAACAAATTATCGAGCGTAAACGGGATTTGGATTTTCCGTGGTTTCCGGCACGTGTGGTTTGTCATGATATCCTCGGTCAGACCGCGTTTGTGGATTTGGCTGGTTTGCGCGATGCCATAGCTGAAAAAGGTGGTGACCCGTCACAAATCAATCCCGTGGTACCGACTCAGTTGATAGTGGATCATTCTTTGGCGGTTGAACATGCAGGTTATGAGAAAGATGCTTTTGAGAAGAATAGGGCGATTGAAGACCGCAGAAACGAAGATCGTTTTCATTTTATTGACTGGTGTAAAAAGTCTTTCAAAAACGTCAATGTAGTGCCTCCGGGTAATGGCATCATGCATCAAATCAATCTGGAACGCATGTCTCCGGTAGTTCAGATTAAAGACGGCGTGGCTTTCCCTGATACGCTTGTGGGAACCGATTCGCACACACCGATGGTTGATGCTTTGGGAGTCATTTCGGTTGGTGTTGGCGGTCTGGAAGCCGAAAGCGTCATGTTGGGTCGTGCGTCTTATATGCGTTTGCCGGATATAATTGGTGTCGAACTAACAGGTAAACCTCAAGAAGGCATCACCAGTACCGATATTGTATTGGCTTTGACTGAATTTCTAAGAAAAGAACGAGTGGTTTCAAGCTATTTAGAGTTTTATGGTGAAGGTGCAACAGCCATGACTTTGGGAGAACGGGCAACCATTTCCAATATGACGCCTGAATTCGGTGCCACTGCTGCGATGTTCTCGATTGATCAGCAAACCATTGATTATTTGCATCTGACAGGCCGTGATGATGAGCAGGTCAAACTGGTAGAAATCTATGCCAAACAAACTGGTCTTTGGTCAGATGATTTAAAAAATGTCGAATACGAGCGCGTTTTGACATTTGATTTGTCCTCTGTGGTCAGAAACATTGCCGGACCATCCAATCCGCATGCACGGGTAGCAGTTAAAGATTTGGCATCCAAAGGAATCACAGGTGATTATTCTTCCGAAGATGGCTTAATGCCCGACGGAGCCTGTATTATTGCCGCGATTACATCATGTACCAATACTTCCAATCCTCGCAATATGATTGCTGCCGGATTGATCGCCAGAAATGCCAATAAGATTGGATTGACCCGAAAGCCATGGGTAAAAACCTCTCTGGCTCCGGGCTCCAAAGCTGTGACCTTGTACCTAAAAGAAGCAGGGTTATTACCAGAGCTTGAAAAACTGGGGTTTGGTGTTGTTGGATATGCCTGCACCTCATGTAATGGCATGAGTGGAGCATTAGATCCGAAAATCAAGCAAGAAGTTCTGGATAGAAATCTCTACAGCACAGCTGTATTGTCAGGCAACCGAAACTTTGACGGACGAATTCATCCGCATGCTTCGCAAGCATTTTTGGCATCACCACCATTGGTAATTGCCTATGCGATTGCCGGTTCGATTCGTTTTGATATCGAAAAAGATGTGCTTGGAACCGACAAAGATGGCAATCCGATAACATTGAAAGACATCTGGCCAAGCAATGCCGAAGTCGATCAGGTGATTGCTGAATCGGTTAAACCGGAACATTTTACTCAGGTTTATGAGCCGATGTTTAAACTGAATATTGATGATAGACAAACGGCAAATCCTTTATATGACTGGCGTCCGATGAGTACCTATATCCGACGTCCGCCTTATTGGGAAGGAGCGCTGGCAGGTGAGCGAACCATGAAAGACATGCGTCCGCTGGCGGTTTTGGGAGATAACATCACCACCGATCACTTATCACCATCCAATGCGATTCAGAAATCCAGTGCTGCCGGAGCTTATCTGGATAAAATGGGTGTGCCGGAAGAAGATTACAATTCCTATGCAACGCACAGAGGCGATCATCTGACCGCACAAAGAGCCACTTTTGCCAATCCCAAACTGCTGAATGAAATGGTGCTTGATGAAAACGGTGAGATTATCCAAGGCTCATTAGCCAGACTCGAACCCGAAGGCAAACAAATGCGCATGTGGGAAACCATCGAAACTTATATGGAACGCAAACAACCTTTGATTATAGTTGCCGGCAAGGATTATGGACAAGGTTCTTCCCGTGACTGGGCCGCCAAAGGCGTGCGATTGGCAGGTGTGGAAGTCATAGTTGCCGAAGGCTTTGAACGCATTCATCGCACCAACCTGATAGGTATGGGAGTCTTGCCACTGGAGTTTGTCAACGGTGAAACCCGTAGGACTTATGATATCGATGGCACTGAAACCTACGATGTCCAGGGCGAAATCGCCCCGGGAGCTGAAATGCAGGTGATCGTTCATCGTAAAAATGGTGAGCAGGTGACAATCCCTGTGAAATCCCGACTGGATACTGCCGAAGAGGTCTCCATCTACGAAGCCGGAGGCGTTTTGCAGCGTTTTGCTAATGATTTCCTTAAATCAAATTCATAA
- a CDS encoding PepSY-associated TM helix domain-containing protein, which produces MHTWHWISSAISLVCIILFTITGITLNHANYFEASANEIIIEETIPQELLKKLKNNPSSTLTELRSWIKTESKLPTDILQGDIETTNNEIYIQKPIPGGDKWLSVDLDKGTLLYSHSDRGWIAWLNDLHKGRNTHGSWNWFIDIFAIATLVFCITGLILLYIHSKRRPATWYITAAGLVIPVIIINLFTKLSL; this is translated from the coding sequence ATGCACACTTGGCACTGGATCAGTTCAGCTATTTCACTTGTGTGTATCATACTGTTTACAATAACAGGAATCACCCTCAATCATGCAAATTATTTTGAAGCTTCAGCAAACGAAATTATCATTGAGGAAACCATTCCTCAAGAACTTCTGAAAAAACTTAAAAATAATCCATCCTCTACTCTAACTGAGCTCCGCTCTTGGATAAAAACAGAGTCAAAACTCCCAACAGATATACTTCAGGGAGACATCGAAACGACCAACAATGAAATCTATATCCAAAAACCAATCCCAGGTGGTGACAAATGGCTATCTGTTGACCTGGATAAAGGAACCCTGTTGTACTCACACAGTGACAGAGGATGGATTGCATGGCTGAATGATCTGCACAAGGGAAGAAACACTCACGGAAGCTGGAACTGGTTCATCGATATATTTGCAATTGCTACATTAGTATTCTGCATTACCGGGTTAATTCTTTTATACATTCATTCCAAAAGACGACCTGCAACCTGGTACATCACCGCTGCCGGACTTGTTATTCCGGTCATTATAATTAATTTATTTACAAAATTGTCGCTATGA
- a CDS encoding DUF2271 domain-containing protein: MKILSVTTLLLIALTTFAGNQSSADFTLIIEVPKINVSEYHAPYIASWIEDSNHQTVIPTSLWYDNQKKWLKDIRQWWRKTGRTQSAPYDGVTGATRKPGKHKITLKSDEIASHLKKGKYSLFIEASREVGGREVLEIPFDWPLTENFTKSVNGQFELSTVTLQIKFNQ, from the coding sequence ATGAAAATACTTTCTGTCACCACATTACTATTAATAGCTCTTACAACATTTGCCGGAAATCAATCATCTGCCGATTTCACGTTAATAATAGAAGTCCCAAAAATAAATGTCTCTGAATACCATGCCCCTTACATTGCCAGTTGGATTGAAGACAGTAATCATCAAACTGTTATTCCTACAAGTCTTTGGTATGACAACCAAAAAAAGTGGTTGAAGGATATTCGTCAGTGGTGGAGAAAAACCGGAAGAACTCAATCAGCTCCTTATGATGGCGTTACTGGTGCGACCAGGAAGCCCGGCAAGCACAAAATCACATTGAAGAGTGACGAGATTGCTTCTCATTTAAAGAAGGGAAAATACTCCTTATTTATTGAAGCCTCCAGAGAAGTCGGCGGCAGAGAAGTGTTGGAAATTCCCTTTGACTGGCCATTAACAGAGAACTTTACAAAGTCAGTTAATGGCCAGTTTGAACTAAGCACAGTCACTCTTCAAATAAAATTCAATCAATAA